A DNA window from Drosophila biarmipes strain raj3 chromosome 2R, RU_DBia_V1.1, whole genome shotgun sequence contains the following coding sequences:
- the LOC108029676 gene encoding uncharacterized protein LOC108029676 isoform X4, which translates to MGRSCSRSLSLPLCLLVLSALNGQAAAATRVRVSSSTTMTRNIEEENALLLLLAGPPVLAESIMGTVGRLPCNVTPPIYEDRVALVIWYKVGLKTPIYSVDTRDSNFAQGTHWSDETYRERLSFHVEGRAGTLTIKSTTADDTGEYRCRVDFQKSPTRNSKVNLTVIIPPESVIILDSKGATIKDHTLGPYNEGSGINITCVAIGGRPQPRVTWLHGNTVYKDASVGQSLSERRVGNVLSLQRLERRNLHMQLTCRAENNNLTTPIISSVVLDMNLRPLIVKLQGENRPLSAGNSYQLSCVVIGARPAPTITWWKGSTPMKNTHEIGNPDGNMTTSVLTFTPTIDDRGKFLSCRAEQSMIPESGLEDGWKLDIYHIPVVSLELGTNSLNSTLREGIDVFFECNIKSNPWIYKVSWRHNGEILANNPAEGIAVSNQSLVLQNASRARSGIYTCVGSNREGDGESNPVQLDIRFAPVCRPRQRVSYSSGRHETVKVACEIDANPAEATYVWKFNATQGETVDIPASQVAVDRGRSIAHYTPMTENDYGTLLCWATNEIGDQSEPCVYTIVPAGEPDPLLNCTVLNQTSTGFQIECIEGFDGGLQQDFIMEVYMNGTTRHPKISKSKRPYFEVSGLMPGMGYNVFLIAHNSKGRSNATILQVYTLKDPEKQTDLSLAYAPVIEDIRPFLGILAGIVGSVFLVALIIVIVVRVRGSSGRDRNNYSHPGSGVVGVGGTTTGNGSGLGGGAGGGGLGGTTANGNGSLGLLASNNNGSLVIGTLGHNGGQSVQDMHRIGRETCHVTSSLDSIDKNPDIIPQGGLDGHDLDDEWTTKGHGRAYATAALAEQNAVITSGTYDHLMPTYAVVDKKTGPPPGHGPYIQYNTLIPVSKMGAYANQQQQLQQQPQQKTELSYSDLTAPLVGGPVSVQRMAPYCSATLGRPGRQAELKRAEPNIYSQIDLAHHPMPMYSTSPMFGTNSTITGVTMSHPSQLATFSPTPPPPIFTHSMVTTGDGLLQPVTCMGLVATSSAAPVPGSVPLPPQQQQHQQQQQLTAANGGNGSIVGMGMSLYGSDVGKPQLLKTVPEEVHHQLNGEDVLIAQDRNLGSGTRF; encoded by the exons GTCCGCCCGTGCTGGCCGAGTCCATAATGGGGACGGTCGGCCGACTGCCCTGCAACGTCACCCCGCCCATCTACGAGGACCGGGTGGCGCTGGTCATCTGGTACAAAGTCGGCCTGAAGACGCCCATTTACAG TGTGGACACACGCGACTCAAACTTTGCCCAGGGAACGCACTGGTCGGACGAGACCTATCGGGAGCGCCTCTCCTTCCACGTGGAAGGACGTGCCGGCACGCTGACCATCAAGTCAACCACCGCGGACGACACGGGCGAGTATCGCTGCCGCGTCGACTTCCAGAAGAGTCCGACCCGTAACTCCAAAGTGAATTTAACTGTCATAA TTCCGCCCGAATCAGTGATTATATTGGACAGCAAGGGGGCCACCATCAAGGATCACACTCTGGGTCCCTACAACGAGGGCTCTGGGATAAACATCACGTGCGTGGCCATCGGCG GTCGCCCCCAGCCGAGGGTCACCTGGCTGCACGGCAACACCGTCTACAAGGACGCCAGTGTGGGCCAATCCCTGTCCGAGCGACGGGTGGGCAACGTGCTGTCCCTGCAGCGCCTGGAGCGGAGGAATCTCCACATGCAGCTAACGTGCCGGGCGGAGAACAATAATTTGACAACGCCAATTATCAGCAGCGTCGTCCTCGACATGAACC TGCGTCCTTTGATTGTGAAGCTGCAGGGGGAGAATCGACCACTGTCGGCGGGGAATTCTTATCAGCTGAGCTGCGTTGTCATCGGAGCACGTCCAGCGCCGACGATTACCTGGTGGAAGGGCAGTACCCCCATGAAGAATACTCATGAGATT GGCAATCCGGATGGCAATATGACCACCTCGGTGCTGACATTCACGCCCACCATCGACGATCGCGGCAAGTTCCTGTCCTGCCGCGCGGAGCAGAGCATGATACCCGAGTCCGGACTGGAGGACGGCTGGAAGTTGGACATCTATC ACATTCCGGTGGTGAGCCTGGAGCTGGGAACCAACTCGCTGAACTCCACGCTGCGCGAGGGCATCGATGTGTTCTTCGAGTGCAACATCAAGTCGAATCCCTGGATCTACAAAGTTAGCTGGCGGCACAAC GGTGAGATTCTGGCCAACAACCCCGCCGAAGGCATAGCCGTGTCCAACCAGAGTCTGGTGCTCCAGAACGCCAGCCGGGCGAGGAGTGGCATCTACACCTGTGTGGGCAGCAATCGGGAGGGCGACGGCGAGAGCAATCCCGTCCAGCTGGACATACGAT TCGCACCTGTTTGCCGACCCCGACAGCGGGTCTCCTACAGCTCGGGCCGGCATGAGACCGTCAAGGTGGCCTGCGAAATCGACGCCAATCCCGCGGAGGCAACCTACGTTTGGAAATTCAATGCAACCCAGGGCGAAACAGTTGACATACCGGCCTCGCAAGTGGCCGTGGACCGGGGCCGCAGTATTGCCCATTACACGCCCATGACGGAGAAT GACTACGGGACGCTGCTCTGCTGGGCGACCAACGAAATTGGCGATCAAAGTGAACCCTGCGTATACACAATAGTCCCGGCAG GCGAGCCGGATCCGCTGCTGAACTGCACGGTGCTCAACCAGACATCGACGGGATTCCAAATCGAATGCATCGAAGGCTTTGACGGCGGCCTGCAGCAGGACTTTATAATGGAGGTTTACATGAATGGAACGACACGCCATCCCAAAATTTCGAAATCAAA GCGACCGTACTTTGAGGTGAGCGGTCTGATGCCCGGAATGGGGtacaatgtcttcctcatcGCCCACAACAGCAAGGGCCGTAGCAACGCCACCATTTTGCAGGTCTACACGCTGAAGGATCCGGAGAAGCAGACGG ACCTCTCGTTGGCCTATGCGCCCGTCATCGAGGACATCCGGCCGTTCCTCGGCATTCTGGCCGGCATCGTGGGCAGCGTTTTCCTGGTGGCCCTCATCATTGTGATTGTGGTGCGTGTGCGCGGCTCTTCGGGGCGCGATCGCAATAATTACTCGCATCCGGGCAGCGGCGTCGTCGGCGTGGGCGGCACCACCACCGGCAACGGCAGTGGGCTGGGTGGTGGCGCTGGCGGAGGCGGATTGGGCGGAACGACGGCCAACGGGAACGGGAGTCTGGGCCTGCTGgcgagcaacaacaatggcagccTGGTCATCGGCACACTGGGCCACAATGGCGGGCAATCAGTGCAGGATATGCACCGCATCGGCCGGGAGACGTGCCATGTGACGAGCAGCCTGGACAGCATCGACAAGAATCCGGACATCATACCGCAAGGTGGGTTGG ACGGACACGACCTGGACGACGAGTGGACGACAAAGGGTCACGGTCGGGCTTACGCCACTGCGGCGCTGGCCGAGCAGAACGCCGTGATTACCTCCGGCACCtatgatcacctgatgcccaCGTACGCCGTGGTCGACAAGAAGACGGGCCCGCCCCCGGGCCACGGCCCTTACATCCAGTATAATACGCTCATTCCCGTCAGCAAAATGGGCGCTTATGCcaatcaacagcagcagctccagcagcagccgcaacaGAAG ACTGAGCTCAGCTACAGCGATCTGACCGCTCCTCTGGTGGGTGGCCCGGTGAGCGTACAGCGGATGGCCCCCTACTGCAGCGCGACCTTGGGACGGCCGGGAAGGCAGGCGGAACTTAAGCGGGCGGAGCCGAACATCTACTCGCAG ATCGATCTGGCACATCATCCCATGCCCATGTACTCGACGAGCCCAATGTTTGGCACGAACAGCACCATCACCGGAGTCACCATGTCGCATCCATCACAATTGGCCACCTTCTCGCcgacgccgccgccgcccatcTTCACCCACAGCATGGTGACCACCGGCGATGGCCTCCTGCAGCCGGTGACGTGCATGGGCCTGGTGGCAACATCTTCGGCAGCACCGGTACCCGGCTCGGTTCCACTGCCcccgcagcaacagcagcatcagcagcagcagcagctgacaGCGGCCAAtggcggaaacggaagcaTCGTCGGCATGGGCATGAGCCTTTATGGCAGCGATGTG
- the LOC108029676 gene encoding uncharacterized protein LOC108029676 isoform X1: protein MGRSCSRSLSLPLCLLVLSALNGQAAAATRVRVSSSTTMTRNIEEENALLLLLAGPPVLAESIMGTVGRLPCNVTPPIYEDRVALVIWYKVGLKTPIYSVDTRDSNFAQGTHWSDETYRERLSFHVEGRAGTLTIKSTTADDTGEYRCRVDFQKSPTRNSKVNLTVIIPPESVIILDSKGATIKDHTLGPYNEGSGINITCVAIGGRPQPRVTWLHGNTVYKDASVGQSLSERRVGNVLSLQRLERRNLHMQLTCRAENNNLTTPIISSVVLDMNLRPLIVKLQGENRPLSAGNSYQLSCVVIGARPAPTITWWKGSTPMKNTHEIGNPDGNMTTSVLTFTPTIDDRGKFLSCRAEQSMIPESGLEDGWKLDIYHIPVVSLELGTNSLNSTLREGIDVFFECNIKSNPWIYKVSWRHNGEILANNPAEGIAVSNQSLVLQNASRARSGIYTCVGSNREGDGESNPVQLDIRFAPVCRPRQRVSYSSGRHETVKVACEIDANPAEATYVWKFNATQGETVDIPASQVAVDRGRSIAHYTPMTENDYGTLLCWATNEIGDQSEPCVYTIVPAGEPDPLLNCTVLNQTSTGFQIECIEGFDGGLQQDFIMEVYMNGTTRHPKISKSKRPYFEVSGLMPGMGYNVFLIAHNSKGRSNATILQVYTLKDPEKQTVKITFTKSFQGLRPAYPKSKATATTTSDCVCDEDEFLNLGKGIGLDVGKDVDQQEDLSLAYAPVIEDIRPFLGILAGIVGSVFLVALIIVIVVRVRGSSGRDRNNYSHPGSGVVGVGGTTTGNGSGLGGGAGGGGLGGTTANGNGSLGLLASNNNGSLVIGTLGHNGGQSVQDMHRIGRETCHVTSSLDSIDKNPDIIPQGGLDGHDLDDEWTTKGHGRAYATAALAEQNAVITSGTYDHLMPTYAVVDKKTGPPPGHGPYIQYNTLIPVSKMGAYANQQQQLQQQPQQKTELSYSDLTAPLVGGPVSVQRMAPYCSATLGRPGRQAELKRAEPNIYSQIDLAHHPMPMYSTSPMFGTNSTITGVTMSHPSQLATFSPTPPPPIFTHSMVTTGDGLLQPVTCMGLVATSSAAPVPGSVPLPPQQQQHQQQQQLTAANGGNGSIVGMGMSLYGSDVGKPQLLKTVPEEVHHQLNGEDVLIAQDRNLGSGTRF, encoded by the exons GTCCGCCCGTGCTGGCCGAGTCCATAATGGGGACGGTCGGCCGACTGCCCTGCAACGTCACCCCGCCCATCTACGAGGACCGGGTGGCGCTGGTCATCTGGTACAAAGTCGGCCTGAAGACGCCCATTTACAG TGTGGACACACGCGACTCAAACTTTGCCCAGGGAACGCACTGGTCGGACGAGACCTATCGGGAGCGCCTCTCCTTCCACGTGGAAGGACGTGCCGGCACGCTGACCATCAAGTCAACCACCGCGGACGACACGGGCGAGTATCGCTGCCGCGTCGACTTCCAGAAGAGTCCGACCCGTAACTCCAAAGTGAATTTAACTGTCATAA TTCCGCCCGAATCAGTGATTATATTGGACAGCAAGGGGGCCACCATCAAGGATCACACTCTGGGTCCCTACAACGAGGGCTCTGGGATAAACATCACGTGCGTGGCCATCGGCG GTCGCCCCCAGCCGAGGGTCACCTGGCTGCACGGCAACACCGTCTACAAGGACGCCAGTGTGGGCCAATCCCTGTCCGAGCGACGGGTGGGCAACGTGCTGTCCCTGCAGCGCCTGGAGCGGAGGAATCTCCACATGCAGCTAACGTGCCGGGCGGAGAACAATAATTTGACAACGCCAATTATCAGCAGCGTCGTCCTCGACATGAACC TGCGTCCTTTGATTGTGAAGCTGCAGGGGGAGAATCGACCACTGTCGGCGGGGAATTCTTATCAGCTGAGCTGCGTTGTCATCGGAGCACGTCCAGCGCCGACGATTACCTGGTGGAAGGGCAGTACCCCCATGAAGAATACTCATGAGATT GGCAATCCGGATGGCAATATGACCACCTCGGTGCTGACATTCACGCCCACCATCGACGATCGCGGCAAGTTCCTGTCCTGCCGCGCGGAGCAGAGCATGATACCCGAGTCCGGACTGGAGGACGGCTGGAAGTTGGACATCTATC ACATTCCGGTGGTGAGCCTGGAGCTGGGAACCAACTCGCTGAACTCCACGCTGCGCGAGGGCATCGATGTGTTCTTCGAGTGCAACATCAAGTCGAATCCCTGGATCTACAAAGTTAGCTGGCGGCACAAC GGTGAGATTCTGGCCAACAACCCCGCCGAAGGCATAGCCGTGTCCAACCAGAGTCTGGTGCTCCAGAACGCCAGCCGGGCGAGGAGTGGCATCTACACCTGTGTGGGCAGCAATCGGGAGGGCGACGGCGAGAGCAATCCCGTCCAGCTGGACATACGAT TCGCACCTGTTTGCCGACCCCGACAGCGGGTCTCCTACAGCTCGGGCCGGCATGAGACCGTCAAGGTGGCCTGCGAAATCGACGCCAATCCCGCGGAGGCAACCTACGTTTGGAAATTCAATGCAACCCAGGGCGAAACAGTTGACATACCGGCCTCGCAAGTGGCCGTGGACCGGGGCCGCAGTATTGCCCATTACACGCCCATGACGGAGAAT GACTACGGGACGCTGCTCTGCTGGGCGACCAACGAAATTGGCGATCAAAGTGAACCCTGCGTATACACAATAGTCCCGGCAG GCGAGCCGGATCCGCTGCTGAACTGCACGGTGCTCAACCAGACATCGACGGGATTCCAAATCGAATGCATCGAAGGCTTTGACGGCGGCCTGCAGCAGGACTTTATAATGGAGGTTTACATGAATGGAACGACACGCCATCCCAAAATTTCGAAATCAAA GCGACCGTACTTTGAGGTGAGCGGTCTGATGCCCGGAATGGGGtacaatgtcttcctcatcGCCCACAACAGCAAGGGCCGTAGCAACGCCACCATTTTGCAGGTCTACACGCTGAAGGATCCGGAGAAGCAGACGG ttaaaataacCTTCACTAAGTCCTTTCAAGGACTTAGGCCTGCCTATCCTAAGTCAAAAGCGACAGCAACCACCACCAGCGACTGCGTCTGCGATGAGGACGAGTTTCTCAATCTGGGCAAGGGGATTGGCCTCGACGTGGGCAAAGACGTTGACCAGCAAGAAG ACCTCTCGTTGGCCTATGCGCCCGTCATCGAGGACATCCGGCCGTTCCTCGGCATTCTGGCCGGCATCGTGGGCAGCGTTTTCCTGGTGGCCCTCATCATTGTGATTGTGGTGCGTGTGCGCGGCTCTTCGGGGCGCGATCGCAATAATTACTCGCATCCGGGCAGCGGCGTCGTCGGCGTGGGCGGCACCACCACCGGCAACGGCAGTGGGCTGGGTGGTGGCGCTGGCGGAGGCGGATTGGGCGGAACGACGGCCAACGGGAACGGGAGTCTGGGCCTGCTGgcgagcaacaacaatggcagccTGGTCATCGGCACACTGGGCCACAATGGCGGGCAATCAGTGCAGGATATGCACCGCATCGGCCGGGAGACGTGCCATGTGACGAGCAGCCTGGACAGCATCGACAAGAATCCGGACATCATACCGCAAGGTGGGTTGG ACGGACACGACCTGGACGACGAGTGGACGACAAAGGGTCACGGTCGGGCTTACGCCACTGCGGCGCTGGCCGAGCAGAACGCCGTGATTACCTCCGGCACCtatgatcacctgatgcccaCGTACGCCGTGGTCGACAAGAAGACGGGCCCGCCCCCGGGCCACGGCCCTTACATCCAGTATAATACGCTCATTCCCGTCAGCAAAATGGGCGCTTATGCcaatcaacagcagcagctccagcagcagccgcaacaGAAG ACTGAGCTCAGCTACAGCGATCTGACCGCTCCTCTGGTGGGTGGCCCGGTGAGCGTACAGCGGATGGCCCCCTACTGCAGCGCGACCTTGGGACGGCCGGGAAGGCAGGCGGAACTTAAGCGGGCGGAGCCGAACATCTACTCGCAG ATCGATCTGGCACATCATCCCATGCCCATGTACTCGACGAGCCCAATGTTTGGCACGAACAGCACCATCACCGGAGTCACCATGTCGCATCCATCACAATTGGCCACCTTCTCGCcgacgccgccgccgcccatcTTCACCCACAGCATGGTGACCACCGGCGATGGCCTCCTGCAGCCGGTGACGTGCATGGGCCTGGTGGCAACATCTTCGGCAGCACCGGTACCCGGCTCGGTTCCACTGCCcccgcagcaacagcagcatcagcagcagcagcagctgacaGCGGCCAAtggcggaaacggaagcaTCGTCGGCATGGGCATGAGCCTTTATGGCAGCGATGTG
- the LOC108029676 gene encoding uncharacterized protein LOC108029676 isoform X3, whose protein sequence is MGRSCSRSLSLPLCLLVLSALNGQAAAATRVRVSSSTTMTRNIEEENGPPVLAESIMGTVGRLPCNVTPPIYEDRVALVIWYKVGLKTPIYSVDTRDSNFAQGTHWSDETYRERLSFHVEGRAGTLTIKSTTADDTGEYRCRVDFQKSPTRNSKVNLTVIIPPESVIILDSKGATIKDHTLGPYNEGSGINITCVAIGGRPQPRVTWLHGNTVYKDASVGQSLSERRVGNVLSLQRLERRNLHMQLTCRAENNNLTTPIISSVVLDMNLRPLIVKLQGENRPLSAGNSYQLSCVVIGARPAPTITWWKGSTPMKNTHEIGNPDGNMTTSVLTFTPTIDDRGKFLSCRAEQSMIPESGLEDGWKLDIYHIPVVSLELGTNSLNSTLREGIDVFFECNIKSNPWIYKVSWRHNGEILANNPAEGIAVSNQSLVLQNASRARSGIYTCVGSNREGDGESNPVQLDIRFAPVCRPRQRVSYSSGRHETVKVACEIDANPAEATYVWKFNATQGETVDIPASQVAVDRGRSIAHYTPMTENDYGTLLCWATNEIGDQSEPCVYTIVPAGEPDPLLNCTVLNQTSTGFQIECIEGFDGGLQQDFIMEVYMNGTTRHPKISKSKRPYFEVSGLMPGMGYNVFLIAHNSKGRSNATILQVYTLKDPEKQTVKITFTKSFQGLRPAYPKSKATATTTSDCVCDEDEFLNLGKGIGLDVGKDVDQQEDLSLAYAPVIEDIRPFLGILAGIVGSVFLVALIIVIVVRVRGSSGRDRNNYSHPGSGVVGVGGTTTGNGSGLGGGAGGGGLGGTTANGNGSLGLLASNNNGSLVIGTLGHNGGQSVQDMHRIGRETCHVTSSLDSIDKNPDIIPQGGLDGHDLDDEWTTKGHGRAYATAALAEQNAVITSGTYDHLMPTYAVVDKKTGPPPGHGPYIQYNTLIPVSKMGAYANQQQQLQQQPQQKTELSYSDLTAPLVGGPVSVQRMAPYCSATLGRPGRQAELKRAEPNIYSQIDLAHHPMPMYSTSPMFGTNSTITGVTMSHPSQLATFSPTPPPPIFTHSMVTTGDGLLQPVTCMGLVATSSAAPVPGSVPLPPQQQQHQQQQQLTAANGGNGSIVGMGMSLYGSDVGKPQLLKTVPEEVHHQLNGEDVLIAQDRNLGSGTRF, encoded by the exons GTCCGCCCGTGCTGGCCGAGTCCATAATGGGGACGGTCGGCCGACTGCCCTGCAACGTCACCCCGCCCATCTACGAGGACCGGGTGGCGCTGGTCATCTGGTACAAAGTCGGCCTGAAGACGCCCATTTACAG TGTGGACACACGCGACTCAAACTTTGCCCAGGGAACGCACTGGTCGGACGAGACCTATCGGGAGCGCCTCTCCTTCCACGTGGAAGGACGTGCCGGCACGCTGACCATCAAGTCAACCACCGCGGACGACACGGGCGAGTATCGCTGCCGCGTCGACTTCCAGAAGAGTCCGACCCGTAACTCCAAAGTGAATTTAACTGTCATAA TTCCGCCCGAATCAGTGATTATATTGGACAGCAAGGGGGCCACCATCAAGGATCACACTCTGGGTCCCTACAACGAGGGCTCTGGGATAAACATCACGTGCGTGGCCATCGGCG GTCGCCCCCAGCCGAGGGTCACCTGGCTGCACGGCAACACCGTCTACAAGGACGCCAGTGTGGGCCAATCCCTGTCCGAGCGACGGGTGGGCAACGTGCTGTCCCTGCAGCGCCTGGAGCGGAGGAATCTCCACATGCAGCTAACGTGCCGGGCGGAGAACAATAATTTGACAACGCCAATTATCAGCAGCGTCGTCCTCGACATGAACC TGCGTCCTTTGATTGTGAAGCTGCAGGGGGAGAATCGACCACTGTCGGCGGGGAATTCTTATCAGCTGAGCTGCGTTGTCATCGGAGCACGTCCAGCGCCGACGATTACCTGGTGGAAGGGCAGTACCCCCATGAAGAATACTCATGAGATT GGCAATCCGGATGGCAATATGACCACCTCGGTGCTGACATTCACGCCCACCATCGACGATCGCGGCAAGTTCCTGTCCTGCCGCGCGGAGCAGAGCATGATACCCGAGTCCGGACTGGAGGACGGCTGGAAGTTGGACATCTATC ACATTCCGGTGGTGAGCCTGGAGCTGGGAACCAACTCGCTGAACTCCACGCTGCGCGAGGGCATCGATGTGTTCTTCGAGTGCAACATCAAGTCGAATCCCTGGATCTACAAAGTTAGCTGGCGGCACAAC GGTGAGATTCTGGCCAACAACCCCGCCGAAGGCATAGCCGTGTCCAACCAGAGTCTGGTGCTCCAGAACGCCAGCCGGGCGAGGAGTGGCATCTACACCTGTGTGGGCAGCAATCGGGAGGGCGACGGCGAGAGCAATCCCGTCCAGCTGGACATACGAT TCGCACCTGTTTGCCGACCCCGACAGCGGGTCTCCTACAGCTCGGGCCGGCATGAGACCGTCAAGGTGGCCTGCGAAATCGACGCCAATCCCGCGGAGGCAACCTACGTTTGGAAATTCAATGCAACCCAGGGCGAAACAGTTGACATACCGGCCTCGCAAGTGGCCGTGGACCGGGGCCGCAGTATTGCCCATTACACGCCCATGACGGAGAAT GACTACGGGACGCTGCTCTGCTGGGCGACCAACGAAATTGGCGATCAAAGTGAACCCTGCGTATACACAATAGTCCCGGCAG GCGAGCCGGATCCGCTGCTGAACTGCACGGTGCTCAACCAGACATCGACGGGATTCCAAATCGAATGCATCGAAGGCTTTGACGGCGGCCTGCAGCAGGACTTTATAATGGAGGTTTACATGAATGGAACGACACGCCATCCCAAAATTTCGAAATCAAA GCGACCGTACTTTGAGGTGAGCGGTCTGATGCCCGGAATGGGGtacaatgtcttcctcatcGCCCACAACAGCAAGGGCCGTAGCAACGCCACCATTTTGCAGGTCTACACGCTGAAGGATCCGGAGAAGCAGACGG ttaaaataacCTTCACTAAGTCCTTTCAAGGACTTAGGCCTGCCTATCCTAAGTCAAAAGCGACAGCAACCACCACCAGCGACTGCGTCTGCGATGAGGACGAGTTTCTCAATCTGGGCAAGGGGATTGGCCTCGACGTGGGCAAAGACGTTGACCAGCAAGAAG ACCTCTCGTTGGCCTATGCGCCCGTCATCGAGGACATCCGGCCGTTCCTCGGCATTCTGGCCGGCATCGTGGGCAGCGTTTTCCTGGTGGCCCTCATCATTGTGATTGTGGTGCGTGTGCGCGGCTCTTCGGGGCGCGATCGCAATAATTACTCGCATCCGGGCAGCGGCGTCGTCGGCGTGGGCGGCACCACCACCGGCAACGGCAGTGGGCTGGGTGGTGGCGCTGGCGGAGGCGGATTGGGCGGAACGACGGCCAACGGGAACGGGAGTCTGGGCCTGCTGgcgagcaacaacaatggcagccTGGTCATCGGCACACTGGGCCACAATGGCGGGCAATCAGTGCAGGATATGCACCGCATCGGCCGGGAGACGTGCCATGTGACGAGCAGCCTGGACAGCATCGACAAGAATCCGGACATCATACCGCAAGGTGGGTTGG ACGGACACGACCTGGACGACGAGTGGACGACAAAGGGTCACGGTCGGGCTTACGCCACTGCGGCGCTGGCCGAGCAGAACGCCGTGATTACCTCCGGCACCtatgatcacctgatgcccaCGTACGCCGTGGTCGACAAGAAGACGGGCCCGCCCCCGGGCCACGGCCCTTACATCCAGTATAATACGCTCATTCCCGTCAGCAAAATGGGCGCTTATGCcaatcaacagcagcagctccagcagcagccgcaacaGAAG ACTGAGCTCAGCTACAGCGATCTGACCGCTCCTCTGGTGGGTGGCCCGGTGAGCGTACAGCGGATGGCCCCCTACTGCAGCGCGACCTTGGGACGGCCGGGAAGGCAGGCGGAACTTAAGCGGGCGGAGCCGAACATCTACTCGCAG ATCGATCTGGCACATCATCCCATGCCCATGTACTCGACGAGCCCAATGTTTGGCACGAACAGCACCATCACCGGAGTCACCATGTCGCATCCATCACAATTGGCCACCTTCTCGCcgacgccgccgccgcccatcTTCACCCACAGCATGGTGACCACCGGCGATGGCCTCCTGCAGCCGGTGACGTGCATGGGCCTGGTGGCAACATCTTCGGCAGCACCGGTACCCGGCTCGGTTCCACTGCCcccgcagcaacagcagcatcagcagcagcagcagctgacaGCGGCCAAtggcggaaacggaagcaTCGTCGGCATGGGCATGAGCCTTTATGGCAGCGATGTG